The sequence below is a genomic window from Aureispira sp. CCB-E.
AAGAGCGGTAGTTAATGGTTTCTGGTTTTAAAACCTCACCATAAGAACGCTCTAAAATAGCATCTGGAGAAGCCAAACTCAATACGATTGAATCGAATTTAGGTCTTGACTTAGCGTTGTAATTCTTTTTAAAAGGCATAAATCTATTTTTTTTATAATCTGCTAGTACCGTTCGAAAGCACTTTAAAGATTAAGGGCTAAAACCTTTCAAGGTTTTGACGCCTTGAAAGGTTTTGATATAAATAAGCTATTTATTTTTATTCTTAAAACAACGAAGCGTAATTCGTGTCTTATTCAAACTTAATTTCAAGGGCTAACCCTCTAAGTTCGTGCACCAATACGTTAAATGATTCAGGAATACTAGACTCAGGCAAGTTATCCCCTTTAACGATTGCTTCGTATGCTTTAGCACGACCAATAATATCATCCGACTTAATGGTCAATAACTCTTGAAGGATACTAGCCGCACCAAATGCCTCTAGTGCCCATACCTCCATCTCACCAAAACGCTGACCACCAAATTGAGCTTTACCACCCAATGGTTGTTGAGTAATCAACGAGTAAGGTCCGATAGAACGAGCGTGCATCTTATCATCTACCATATGCGCCAGTTTCAACATGTAGATAACCCCAACCGTTGCTTCTTGATGGAATCGGTCTCCAGTCTCACCATCGTATAAATGCGTTTGACCAAAGTAAGGTAATCCAGCCTCTTGAACAAATTTGTCAATTTGGTCAGATTTTGCTCCATCAAAAATAGGCGTTGCAAACTTCATGTTTAGTTTCTCACCAGCCCACCCAAGAACAGTTTCGAATATCTGTCCAAGGTTCATACGAGAAGGTACCCCAAGTGGATTCAAGATAATATCCATTGGTGTTCCATCTTCCAAGTATGGCATATCTTCATCGCGAACAATTCTAGCAACAATTCCCTTGTTACCGTGACGACCAGCTAATTTATCTCCTACTTTTAGTTTACGTTTCTTAGCCAAGTAAACCTTAGCTAATTTGAGTACTCCAGCAGGCAATTCATCACCAATCGTAATCGCAAATTTGTCGCGCTTGTAGTTACTAATGATTTGATTTACTTTAATACTGTAGTTGTGTAACAACTGACGAACCAATTTGTTCGTGTTGTCATCATTGGTCCAATTCGAGTAATCTACCGCGCTATAATCGATGTCTTTTAAGCCACGTTCTGTAAACTTAGCGTCTTTTTCGATCAATTGCTCATTGTAAATTGACTTGATTCCTTCAGAAGTTTTTCCTTCTAACAGAGCCAACAACTTCGTTACTAAAGTATCTTTTAACTTAGCAATTTCATTATCAAAATCACTATCCAATTTAGATAGCAATTTCTTATCCATTGCTTTTTGTACTTTATCTTTCTTCGCACGTTTGAACAAACGCTTATCAATGATAACCCCCTTAGTAGAAGGAGACGCTTTTAAAGAAGCATCTTTTACATCACCTGCTTTGTCACCAAAAATCGCACGTAGTAATTTTTCTTCTGGTGTTGGATCAGATTCACCTTTAGGCGTAATCTTACCAACAATAATATCACGTTCCTTAATCCAAGCACCGATACGAATCAACCCGTTCTCATCCAAGTTTCGAGTCGCATCTTCACTTACGTTAGGAATATCATTTGTAAATTCTTCTTCTCCTAATTTTGTATCGCGAACATCTACTTCAAACGCTTCGATGTGCAAAGAAGTAAAGATATCTTCGCGAACAACACGCTCAGAAAGAACAATCGCATCCTCAAAGTTATACCCTTTCCAAGGCATAAAGGCTACTTTTAGGTTTTGTCCCAAAGCCAACTCACCATCTTGTGTAGCGTATCCTTGACAAAGAACCTTTCCTAAATGTACTCGCTCTCCTTTTGCTACGATTGGTTTTAAGTTGATGCATGAGTTTTGGTTTGTTCTTCTAAACTTAACCAAGTCATAAGTAGTATAATCATCATCAAAAGACACCGCACGTTCTTCATCTGTACGATCGTATTTGATAACAATTTTTGTTGCATCTACATAATCAACAACACCATCCCCTTCTGCATTAATCAACATTCTAGAGTCACGAGCCACTTTACCTTCCAATCCAGTTCCAACAATTGGAGACTGAGGTTTTAATAAAGGTACCGCTTGACGCTGCATGTTCGATCCCATCAAGGCACGGTTGGCATCATCATGAGACAAGAAAGGAATTAAAGAAGCCGAAACACCTACAATTTGATTCGGAGAAATATCGATAAACTCAATTTCATCTGGGCTTAATACAGGGAATTCACCATGTTGACGACACTTAATACGGTCTGTTGCAAATTCTCCTTTAGTATTTAACTTAGCATTCGCTTGAGCAATAATTTTGTAATCTTCTTGTTCTGCTGACAAGTATTGAGGATTATTACCAAAATCTACCCGTATACCATCCAAAATAGGACGATAAGGCGTTTCGATAAAGCCCATTTTATTGATTTTTGCATGTACACAAAGTGTAGAGATCAAACCAATATTAGGTCCCTCAGGAGTTTCAATCGTACACAAACGACCATAATGAGAGTAATGAACGTCACGCACCTCAAATCCTGCACGCTCTCTAGAAAGACCACCAGGTCCTAGTGCTGAAATACGACGTTTGTGTGTAATTTCAGAAAGAGGGTTGGTTTGATCCAAAAACTGTGATAACTGACTGGTACCAAAGAAAGAGTTAATAACAGAAGATAGTGTACGAGCATTGATCAAATCTACTGGCGTAAACACCTCGTTATCACGAACATTCATACGTTCACGAATGGTACGAGCCATACGAGCCAAACCTACTCCAAACTGAGAATATAATTGCTCTCCAACTGTACGGACACGACGATTACTCAAATGATCGATATCATCAATTTCCGCTTTTTGGTTGATCAAACGAACCAAATAAGTTACAATTTCGATAATATCTTCTTTGGTAAGTACGCTAACGTCACGGCTTGTGTTTAACTCTAGTTTTCTGTTAATCTTATAACGACCAACATCCCCTAAGTTGTAACGCTTGTCAGAGAAGAATAATTTTTCAATAATACCTCTTGCTGTTTCCTCATCTGGTGGGTCAGAACCACGCAATTGGCGATAAATATGTTGAACGGCTTCGATTTCTGAGTTCGAAGTATCTTTTTGCAAAGTATTGTAGATTACCGAGTAGTCCTCTTCTACATCCTCCTTCTGAAGGATTACACTTTCAACATCTACCTCAAGAACATCTTCAATATTCGAAGCGTCTAGGATAACATCACGTTCCAAGATAACCTCAATACGTTCGATAGAAACAACCTCCCCAGTATCTTCATCTACGAAGTCCTCTGTCCAGTTACGCAAAACACGAGCAGCTAATTTTCTTCCCAAGTTTGCTTCTAAAGATTCGCGAGTAGCAGGAATTTCATCTGCCAAACCGAATAAGTTTAAGATATCTTTATCTCCATCATAACCGATAGCACGCAACAACGTAGTCACAGGGAACTTTTTCTTACGGTCGATGTATGCATACATAACAGAGTTGATGTCAGTAGCAAATTCCATCCATGCTCCTTTAAAAGGAATTACACGAGCAGAATAAATCTTTGTACCATTAGGGTGACGGCTTTGACCGAAGAATACACCTGGTGAACGATGTAATTGAGAAACAATAACACGTTCAGCACCATTTACAACAAAGGTACCTTTAGGTGTCATGTATGGGATATTTCCCAAAAATACATCTTGAACAGTTTGTTCAAAATCCACGTGTTCTTCATCATTACAAGAAAGACGTAATTTTGCTTTTAGAGGCACACTATATGTCAGACCTCGCTCCATACACTCTTCTATAGAGTATCGTGGGGGGTCGATAAAATAGTTCAAAAATTCTAAAACAAAAATATTACGGGCATCTGTGATAGGAAAATTCTCCTGAAACACTTGGTATAAACCCTCGTTGATTCTGCTTTCTGGAGTAGTCTCTAATTGAAAGAACTCCTGAAAAGACTTCACTTGGATCTCTAAGAAATCAGGATATTGATCCTCATGCTTAATTTTACCAAAATTATGTCTTGTATTTTCAGGTGCACCGCGATGGCTTGTATTGTTAAGAGATGACATGAAGCTAATTTTATAAAGTTACGACGCAGAATAGAATATTGTTCTGCCAATTTATTATCAAATAATTACAATTGGCAATATTCTATTAAAATAAAACAGGAAAATCCGACTTTTGTCAGATTATTAATAGAGCAATAGGCTTAGCTACCATAGAGTAACTAAGCCTACACTTATATTTAAAAGTATAGTGTATGCGTAGATATCACCAAACTTTCATTATTTTAACTCTACTTCAGCACCTACTGCTTCCAAAGCAGCTTTTAAGCTCTCAGCTTCGTCTTTAGGAGCACCTTCTTTAACAGCACATGGAGCACCGTCAACAAGTTCTTTTGCTTCTTTAAGACCTACACCTAATAGAGTTTTGATTTCTTTAACAACTTTCAACTTACCAGCACCAGCTGATTTCAACATTACGTCAAATTCAGTTTTCTCAGCAGCAGCATCTCCACCAGCTGCACCAGGTCCAGCAGCTACAGCTACAGCAGCAGCAGCAGGCTCGATACCATAAGTTTCTTTAAGAATGTCAGCTAGTTCTTTAACGTCTTTTACTGTCAAGTTTACTAGTTCTTCTGCTAATTTAGTTAGATCAGCCATTTTGATTATTGATTTTAAATTTCCTAAGAGAAATAAGTTTTCCAAATAAAATATTTACGAAGCAATTCTGTGTGGAAGCAAAGAAGTAGCTTCAATAAAAAGTTGCGTGTAACAAAGAACAACTTTATTTAGACCATAAGTGCTATTCGCCGCGACTTTCCAATGCTTTAAGCAATCCAGAGATTGTGTTTCCACCAGATTGTAAAGAACCAACAAGGTTTTTGATTGGAGACTCCAACAATAGAATGATATCCCCGATAAGCTCCTCTTTAGATTTGATGTTAACCAAAGCTTCTAGTTCTCCGTCACCAACATACACTTCAGATTCAACAAAAGCAGCTTTTAACAACGGCTTTTCTTTATCTTCGTCCTTTCTAAAGTTTTTGATTAATTTAGCTGGAGCATTACCAGTTTCTGTGAACATTAATGCAGAAGCACCTTTAAGAACACCATAAATATCTTCATAGTTTTCTTCGTTCTTTTCTGCAGCTTTTTCCAAAGCTTTTCTGATCAAGGTATTCTTAACAACTTTTAGTTGAATATCTTGCTCAAAGCATGTTCTTCTTAATTTATTTATTGTTTCAACATTCAGTTCAGAGCAATCTGTTACATAGAAGTATTTACTATCCTCAAATTTAACAGCTAACTCTTCGATAACTGACGTTTTTTCTGCTTTTGTCATTTTATATTAATTTTTAAAGCTTGATCAAAAGAGTTTGCCAATTATTTCAATTTGGTATTAATAGCAACACCAGGACTGCAAGTAGTAGCCGTTGTAATACTCTTCATGTAAGTTCCCTTAGCAGAAGAAGGCTTCATTTTAGTCAAAGTGTTTAATACTTCTTTTGCATTATCATGCAACTTCTCAGGAGTGAAAGAAACACGTCCTATTGAAGTGTGAACAATACCGTATTTGTCAACACGGAAAGAAGTTTTCCCTTTCTTAATAGAGCTAATTGCATCTCCCAAACTTTGACCAGCTGTTACAACTGTTCCAGATTTTGGGTTCGGCATAAGACCACGAGGTCCTAATACTCTACCTAGACGACCAAGCTTTGGCATTACGTTCGCCATTGCAACGATAACGTCAATATCTAACCAACCACCTTGCATTTTAGTAAGGTACTCATCCAAACCTACGTAGTCTGCACCAGCAGCCTTTGCTTCTTCCTCTTTGTCAGGAGTACAAAGTGCCAATACTTTCTTGTCCTTACCAGTACCGTGAGGCAAAGTAATTGTACCACGAAGGTTTTGGTCAGCTTTACGTGGATCAACTCCCAAACGGACGTGTAAATCCACAGACGCATCGTAATTCGCAATATTGACCTCTTTTACAAGAGCCATTGCTTCCTCTAGGGAATAGAGCTTACCAGCTTCGATTTTCTTTTCTGCTTCTGCTCTTTTTTTAGTAATTTTTCCCATTTTAATAATTAAATTTTCTAAATAAGTAAACGAGGTAAGTATTACCTATTTTTTAATAGAATTGTGTTTTCAAGTGTCTTGCACTTGTACGTTCATTTTGACTAGTTGTCCCAAGGAGCTGTACCAGTAACATTAATCCCCATGCTTCGAGCCGTACCTGCAACCATTTTCATACCAGACTCAACTGTAAAACAGTTAAGGTCAGGCATTTTGTTTTCGACGATTTCCTTTACTTGATCCCAAGTAACTGAACCCACCTTGTTACGGTTTGACTGATCAGAACCACTTTTAAGACCTGCAGCGTTCAATAACTGAACAGCAGCTGGAGGGGTTTTGATTACAAAGCTAAACGATTTGTCTTTGAATACAGTAATGATGACAGGCAATACTTGACCCATTTTATCTTGGGTATCTGCATTAAAACGCTTGCAGAATTCCATGATATTTACACCTTTAGCACCCAATGCAGGACCTACTGGTGGAGCTGGATTTGCTTGTCCTCCTTTTACTTGTAGCTTAATAAACGTTTCGACTTCTTTTGCCATTACTTACAAATATTTAAGAGTTTTTTTCAACTTGCATAAAGTTCAATTCAACCTCAGTCTCTCTACCAAATACCTTGGTAATGATGGTGAGTTTTTTCTTTTCTTCATTAACATCTTTGACCACGCCTGGAAAATCTTTGAAAGGACCATCTGTTACCTTTACATCTTCACCAACCAAGAATGGATCTGCTAGAGATTCACCTGTTTCAGAAGACTGATCAACTTTACTTAAGATTCTTGTAATTTCGTGATCTCTCATTGGAGTAGGATTCTTCTTTCCTAAAAAGTGGATCACATCTTTGATGGAAGTCATTGCTTGAATGATGTTGCCATTCAAGGCAGATTTCATACCTGTAGGTGTATGCCTTACTACTGCTTCAACAAGAATATAACCAGGAGTAAGCGTACGTTCTTGGATTACTTTTTTACCATTACGAATTTTGTAAACCTTTTCAGTTGGTACAATGATGTTCGGTACAACGTCTCTCCAACCATTACGATCTATTTCCAAATCCAAACGCTCTTTAATTTTACGTTCTTTATTAGAGACCACCCTCAAGCAATACCATTTCGTTTCTACCGAGCCCATAATCACAAAATTTATCTTGTAATAATCTTAATATAAAACGCCTAATACATTAACCCAGATAAAATCCATTAATGCGATTAGACATGCCAAAAACACAGAACCTGCAATAACAACAACCGTTGTTTTTTGCAATTCAGCCCAAGTAGGCCAAGTTACCTCTTCGGTAAGTTCTTTCATGCTACGTTTAAAATAATCAACCATTGTTGTTCGTATGAATTCTAATGAAGAATAGCACGGGTGGAGGGACTCGAACCCCCAGCCCTCGGTTTTGGAGACCGATGCTCTGCCAATTGAGCTACACCCGTAAGTGAAGGGTTAAGCAATTATTTGCTCAACCCTTCTTTTATATCTCAAAAGATCAAAGAAAGACCTTTATTATTCGATAATTTCAGTTACTTGACCAGCACCTACTGTACGTCCACCCTCACGGATAGCGAAACGTAGACCTTTCTCCATTGCGATAGGAGCGATCAATTCAACTGTAATAGTCAAGTTATCACCTGGCATTACCATTTCTACGTTTTCAGGTAGTTGGATAGCACCAGTTACGTCAGTTGTACGGAAGTAAAATTGTGGGCGGTAACCGTTGAAGAAAGGCTTGTGACGACCACCTTCATCTTTACCTAGTACATATACTTCACAAACGAATTTTGTGTGAGGTTGAACAGAACCTGGTTTACAAATAACCATTCCTCTCTTAAGAGCTTCTTTTTCAATTCCACGCAACAACAAACCAGCATTATCACCAGCTTCACCACGATCCAAGATTTTACGGAACATCTCAACTCCTGTTACAGTAGATGTCATTGGTTTTTCAGATGCATCACGGAATCCAACGATTTCTACAGGATCACCTGTGTTAATAACACCACGCTCGATACGACCAGTTGCAACTGTACCACGACCTGTGATAGAGAATACATCCTCGATAGGCATCAAGAAAGGCTTATCTACATCACGCTCTGGCAATGGAATATCAGCATCTACAGCAGCCATCAATTCTTTGATTTGAGCTACAGCATCAGCATCACCTTCAAGAGCTTTAAGAGCAGAACCTTGGATTACAGAACAATCTTCGAATCCATAAGACTCTAGGATCTCTTGAGCTTCCATCTCTACTAATTCTAGCATTTCAGGATCATCAACAAGGTCAACTTTGTTCATGAAAACAACAATCTTAGGTACACCTACCTGACGAGCAAGAAGGATGTGCTCACGAGTTTGTGGCATAGGACCATCTGTAGCAGCAACTACAAGAATAGCACCATCCATTTGTGCAGCACCTGTTACCATGTTTTTCACGTAATCGGCGTGACCTGGACAGTCAACGTGCGCATAGTGACGGTTTTCAGTTTGGTATTCAACGTGAGCAGTGTTGATAGTAATACCACGCTCTTTTTCCTCTGGTGCAGAGTCAATAGTTGAGTAATCTTTTTTCTCAGCAAGACCAGCATCTGCTAAAACATTAGTTATTGCAGCAGTAAGAGTGGTCTTACCATGATCCACGTGTCCAATTGTACCAATATTTACGTGGGGCTTCGAGCGATCAAACGTTTCTTTAGCCATGGTTAGTCTAGATAATTAAAAAGTTTTAAAATATATTTTTTGAAAAATAGAAATACTACTTTTCTGCCAAGTTGTCGAGCCAACGAGCAGAATTGAACTGCCGACCCCCACCTTACCAAGGTGGTGCTCTACCCCTGAGCTACGTTGGCAAAATTGTCAAAAAGTTAATATTCTCAATTATAAACAAATAAAGGGAATGAACCATTCCCTTTTTTACATTTATACTTGAGCGGGAGACGAGACTCGAACCCGCGACCGTTAGCTTGGAAGGCTAATGCTCTACCAACTGAGCTACTCCCGCTTATATAAAAATGAATTTTTGTGGGGGTGGTAGGACTCGAACCTACTCAGACATAGTCACCAGATTTACAGTCTGGCCCGGCTCTCCAACTCCGGCGCACCCCCATTCAACGGATATTATTCCTGTTGAAAAATTCTTGTATATTTTCTTAAAAGAGCCGATGGAGGGACTCGAACCCACGACCTGCTGATTACAAATCAGCTGCTCTAGCCAGCTGAGCTACATCGGCTTAAAAAAAAGGTTATACACTGCCTTTCTTAGAACTATTAGAAGAAGTTGTTCCCTCTAAGCGAATGCAAATATACAGCCTTTTTTTTATTCTCCAAATTTTTTCAAAAAAAAACTTACTTTTTTTTAATTATTTTTTTTGTCCTTGTACTTGATCAACTGTCGGCGCAACGATGAAGCGCCCAAATCTACGGACTCTTCAAAGGATTTACTAGTTTCTTTAACTACTAAAGTAGAGCCTGGAACTTTTAATTTTATTTCCGCTACTTTATCTTGTACCTGCCCCGTTTTTTCTAATTTCAGGAAAACATCTGTGCTAACAATGTTATCATAGAATGTTTCTAGTTTGCCTAATTTCTTATCAATAAACTCTATCAACTTAGTGTCTGCATCGAAATTAACTGCTTGCGTGCGAATTTCCATAGGCTATTTATTTTTTTAATTCGTAAATCTTTTTCATTATTAAAACAAAAAGAACAAATGCCTAGTTCAATCTTTTTGTTCTATTATTATATCCTTAAGTATTCTTAAAAATCTTATTGTAGCTAAACAGCTATTAAACAGATTTTTAATCTTGAACTTTTTCTTTTCTTTTGTGCTACTTTAACATTTCAGGTTAAAAACTAGAATATTCATACACTCTAAAATGTCTCCGCCTTGAATAAAACAGAACAGGTTTCTTCTGTTATTAGTTCCGTATAAACTTAATATTTAATGTCTATAATTCCAAATTAAGTTCCTTCTATTTTTTTATTAAATTAACAATTTAGAAACCAATCTGCTCCTTATGTTATCAGAATAATAAAATCTGATAAAATCATTCTAAAAAGGCTATCTTTGACTTTAGCTAGTACACTATCGGCTAAGGCATAAAACGCTTATCTCAATAGAGTACTTCTAACTATCAATTTGATTTTTCATTTAGGAATAAATAAAAAACGTGCAATGAACTGGTTTGTGTTAAGGTGGATCCCTATTCTTTTCTTGTTTATAGTCATTATTGCCTGTTCGGGCGATCAGGTCAAAGATTTAGAAGATATTCAACTTCAGGATGCTGTAGGAATTGAACGCGCAGAAGGAGTAGAATTATTGTATAGCGACTCTGCTGTCGTTCGAGTAGCCATTCATGCTCCAGTACTTTTGCGTTATATTGCGCGAGACACTCCCAAGCAAATATTTCCGCAAGGTGTTGATGCTGACTTCTATAACGAACAACATATTCAAACCAGTAAAATGATTGCTAATTATGCGGAACAATTTCAAAAAGAACGAAAAGTCTATTTGCAGGATAGTGTTCGAATTTGGAACAATAAAAATGAACTTCTAGAAACAGATGAACTGTTATGGGATGAGCCTGCTGAACAAATTTCGTCTACTCAGTATGTAAAAATTACGACACCAACTCAAATTATAGAGGGAATAGGTTTTAAATCCAATTTGGAATTTACCAATTGGGAAATCTACCAAGTACACGGAATTATTGAGCAAAAAAACATGGTTGATAGCCCTTTTTAATTCTTTTTTTAGGGTAAGATTAGTAATCTTTCAACAAGCCTTCCTCTAACCAATCTGCTAATGCTTGTCGGTTGCTAGGATACAAAATCCTTTTTTGATCTCTTGGATTTTGAATGTTTCCAACTTCTATAAAAACAGGCAATGGTTTTACTTCTCGAAGCATATGCAAGTCTCTGGGGGTCACTGTTCCGTGATATTCTCCTGATTTTCGATTAACAGCATATTTCTTCTTCATTGTTAGATGCAGTTTTGACGCCAAGGCTTTGCCTGCTTGACTAGTAGGGTAATAATAAAAAAATAAATCAATCCGCTTAGATTTTACCCTAGAATCAACATGTAGTTCAATGAGTCGTTGATACTCTATCCCTCTTCTTCTGTTTTGTTCATACAGTTCGTTGACAATAGTAGAACGCTGCTCCAAACGAGGTTTTTGAGATACAGGAATAACGTCATTAGGCCAACAACGTTCGTCCATATCTGGTTTTAAATACTCCAAGTTTCTAATGCCATCGTTTTTGTCTCTCACAATAAAATAAACAATTGCCCCGTGTTCTATTAAATTGCGTGCTAAGCGCAAAGAGATATCATAAGAATACTCGTCTTCACAGATGTATTTTCCGTTGTATTTCGCCATTGCACCTGGATCAGGACCTCCATGCCCTGCCACGATGTAGTAAACAGCTCCAGCTAGTTTGTCGTCTTTTAGAGGGACATGAGCATATTTTTCTCCAAAAATTGGAAAATTACGATTCTTAGGAACAAACTTAGACACATCCAAAGGGCAATATTTCATGTGATGAGGCACCCATAGTTCTCGTGTTCCACGCCTAAAATCACTTGCTTTGTATCCCAATTCTACCATCAAATCATTGTAGCGCTCGATTTGTTTGGCACTTTGCCAATCCTTGATATTGGCCGTTGAACGGATGGACTTTTGGTTATAATAATATTTACGAATCGGCAACTTATAGGTTTTTCCCAACTTTAGGCTAGAATTTTTTTTCAAACCATTGAGTTTGCAAAACTGCTCTAGGCAACAATCGCTACGATCTAAATGATAACGCCCCAACAAGACATAAATGCCATCTCCTTTTTGGGCTACAGCTTTAATGTATTCCCTTTTGGACTGACCAAATGACTGTTCTACAATTGTAAATGAGCAAAAAGAAAGGAAGAAAAATATATAGAGGTATTTACTAGACATTTTAAAAATAGATGAGGATGTTAGAGTTATTGATGTTGTATAAATTTTCTGTAATTTGTTTATGCAGCAATAGTTTTAGAGCAAATTTAATTATCCTAACTAATCGCTCATTTTCAATACGATTGCATTTCTAAACAACTCTTAACGGAAAAATAGGTGCCAAATTGCAAAATTAAGGATTTATATAGACTTGTGCAGAAATAATTCTAAATAAATTTAGAATCCCTAAAAAATTTGAGCCTATTTCTATGCAAGAATTTCAGGGTTCGCTACATTTGTGCTGCTATCTTTTATAGAATCTTTATAATGTACTAATTATTAATACTTATTTCACGATTGTTAAGGCTTAAAATGGATGATGCATTTAGGTTTAGTTAAAAATATTTTGTCCCTCCAACCAAACAATCCATTATTAAAATGATGTACCTCAAATATTCTTAAAAGAATTTCAATTTATACGAAAATAAGTCAATAATGGATAACAAAGAACCTCTATTAGATCAACCTTCAACGGAAGCACCTATTAATTTCATAGAGTATGTATTTATTTTTTTTAGAGGTCTTGCCATGGGAGCAGCGGACGTAGTTCCAGGCGTTTCTGGAGGAACTATTGCTTTTATAACAGGCATTTATGAGCGTTTGTTGAATGCCATTAAGTCGATTAATCCTACTGCCCTAACATTACTATTTAAAAAAGGAATTCCTGCGGCATGGAAGCACATTGATGGCAATTTTTTAGCAGCACTTTTTGCAGGCATTATAGTTAGTTTATTTTCTTTGTCTAAGATGTTAAAAATGTGCTTAGAATATTACCCACAACTCCTTTGGGCATTTTTCTTTGGTTTAATCATCGCTTCTAGTATTTACATTTTCCGTCAAGTCTCACAATGGAATATCTCCGCTATCTTAGGTGTACTTATTGGAGGGGTCATTGCCTATACCATTACCATACTAGCTCCTTCTGAAGCTCCGACAGCTTATTGGATGGTTTTTCTAGCTGGAGCTATTGCGATTTCGGCAATGATTCTGCCAGGTATTTCGGGAAGTTTTATTTTGCTTTTGATGGGAATGTACAAGCACGTTTTGAATGCCGCCACAGAAATGAATATTGTTTTCTTACTGATTTTTATGATGGGGTGTATCATTGGGTTGTTGTTATTCTCTCACTTACTTTCTTGGACATTCAAAAACTATGAAAACACCACATTAGCAGTTTTATCTGGTTTTATGGTTGGTTCTCTAAATAAAGTTTGGCCTTGGCAAAATGTTGTAAAAACAAGAATGAACAGCCACGGCGAGGAAGTTCCTTGGTTGATGGAAAATGTATCACCAAACAACTATGCTGGAGAATCCTACCTTGTTTATTGTCTTATTCTTTCTGCTATTGGTTTTTCCATTGTTTTTGTCTTAGAACGCTTGGGCAAACGTTTAAAAGAAGAATAATATGAAAAAATTTGGGCTTATTGGTCGGCATCTTCAACACTCTTTTTCTCCTGCTTATTTTGCTCATAAATTCAAGCAAGCAGCAATTA
It includes:
- the rplL gene encoding 50S ribosomal protein L7/L12 — translated: MADLTKLAEELVNLTVKDVKELADILKETYGIEPAAAAVAVAAGPGAAGGDAAAEKTEFDVMLKSAGAGKLKVVKEIKTLLGVGLKEAKELVDGAPCAVKEGAPKDEAESLKAALEAVGAEVELK
- the rplJ gene encoding 50S ribosomal protein L10, with translation MTKAEKTSVIEELAVKFEDSKYFYVTDCSELNVETINKLRRTCFEQDIQLKVVKNTLIRKALEKAAEKNEENYEDIYGVLKGASALMFTETGNAPAKLIKNFRKDEDKEKPLLKAAFVESEVYVGDGELEALVNIKSKEELIGDIILLLESPIKNLVGSLQSGGNTISGLLKALESRGE
- the rplK gene encoding 50S ribosomal protein L11; the encoded protein is MAKEVETFIKLQVKGGQANPAPPVGPALGAKGVNIMEFCKRFNADTQDKMGQVLPVIITVFKDKSFSFVIKTPPAAVQLLNAAGLKSGSDQSNRNKVGSVTWDQVKEIVENKMPDLNCFTVESGMKMVAGTARSMGINVTGTAPWDN
- the rplA gene encoding 50S ribosomal protein L1, with the protein product MGKITKKRAEAEKKIEAGKLYSLEEAMALVKEVNIANYDASVDLHVRLGVDPRKADQNLRGTITLPHGTGKDKKVLALCTPDKEEEAKAAGADYVGLDEYLTKMQGGWLDIDVIVAMANVMPKLGRLGRVLGPRGLMPNPKSGTVVTAGQSLGDAISSIKKGKTSFRVDKYGIVHTSIGRVSFTPEKLHDNAKEVLNTLTKMKPSSAKGTYMKSITTATTCSPGVAINTKLK
- the rpoB gene encoding DNA-directed RNA polymerase subunit beta — encoded protein: MSSLNNTSHRGAPENTRHNFGKIKHEDQYPDFLEIQVKSFQEFFQLETTPESRINEGLYQVFQENFPITDARNIFVLEFLNYFIDPPRYSIEECMERGLTYSVPLKAKLRLSCNDEEHVDFEQTVQDVFLGNIPYMTPKGTFVVNGAERVIVSQLHRSPGVFFGQSRHPNGTKIYSARVIPFKGAWMEFATDINSVMYAYIDRKKKFPVTTLLRAIGYDGDKDILNLFGLADEIPATRESLEANLGRKLAARVLRNWTEDFVDEDTGEVVSIERIEVILERDVILDASNIEDVLEVDVESVILQKEDVEEDYSVIYNTLQKDTSNSEIEAVQHIYRQLRGSDPPDEETARGIIEKLFFSDKRYNLGDVGRYKINRKLELNTSRDVSVLTKEDIIEIVTYLVRLINQKAEIDDIDHLSNRRVRTVGEQLYSQFGVGLARMARTIRERMNVRDNEVFTPVDLINARTLSSVINSFFGTSQLSQFLDQTNPLSEITHKRRISALGPGGLSRERAGFEVRDVHYSHYGRLCTIETPEGPNIGLISTLCVHAKINKMGFIETPYRPILDGIRVDFGNNPQYLSAEQEDYKIIAQANAKLNTKGEFATDRIKCRQHGEFPVLSPDEIEFIDISPNQIVGVSASLIPFLSHDDANRALMGSNMQRQAVPLLKPQSPIVGTGLEGKVARDSRMLINAEGDGVVDYVDATKIVIKYDRTDEERAVSFDDDYTTYDLVKFRRTNQNSCINLKPIVAKGERVHLGKVLCQGYATQDGELALGQNLKVAFMPWKGYNFEDAIVLSERVVREDIFTSLHIEAFEVDVRDTKLGEEEFTNDIPNVSEDATRNLDENGLIRIGAWIKERDIIVGKITPKGESDPTPEEKLLRAIFGDKAGDVKDASLKASPSTKGVIIDKRLFKRAKKDKVQKAMDKKLLSKLDSDFDNEIAKLKDTLVTKLLALLEGKTSEGIKSIYNEQLIEKDAKFTERGLKDIDYSAVDYSNWTNDDNTNKLVRQLLHNYSIKVNQIISNYKRDKFAITIGDELPAGVLKLAKVYLAKKRKLKVGDKLAGRHGNKGIVARIVRDEDMPYLEDGTPMDIILNPLGVPSRMNLGQIFETVLGWAGEKLNMKFATPIFDGAKSDQIDKFVQEAGLPYFGQTHLYDGETGDRFHQEATVGVIYMLKLAHMVDDKMHARSIGPYSLITQQPLGGKAQFGGQRFGEMEVWALEAFGAASILQELLTIKSDDIIGRAKAYEAIVKGDNLPESSIPESFNVLVHELRGLALEIKFE